In Drosophila yakuba strain Tai18E2 chromosome X, Prin_Dyak_Tai18E2_2.1, whole genome shotgun sequence, a single genomic region encodes these proteins:
- the LOC6525281 gene encoding run domain Beclin-1-interacting and cysteine-rich domain-containing protein produces MATPPPPPTFAADATEGAVDAAGEALHHHHDHPQQQPQQQKQQQQQQQLARSSLLADLRRSTNFWFRAAKSTDGLQLLAQSCTRILQHGLLQPVELRRLADDFEFLLASAGIQQQQTKPPPYRPDYAARDSASVAAGVEEFLGEWTTRCLHARCLSQCLQTLVSDPELMELYYPSEEAFLRRSGDATALFVCLTAVQLNQSGLLSQLEVRHQLRHRRTCSQPNFSISPKLQAVPEERLQKRSFLRRLKSLPNLSQEHEELDDRAAFRRRCQTFSSSRSHKLREDHLDAPSTSSCSSHDSPRRIQMINCDDIKIWTDQTPHEVPQEVHEKMQQAPKASTSVGSYLGSFFGSSPIYTSWFQRGVGEDLNASGDGGMLDTFLPVNGRKLKKQQTLFEGVSMLDEAAPSTACISSAPWDIQGSAGGSTTSTTASSSVSITPGSDKMDQQSLASFLQMSRQTHNNTQLEKENAHFRISEACITAIEHVKWSRRLARPAGQTSHNLSEPNLMPYAEQIPAGMQNHSAEAVGLQLISRFSEQQLPRLGHLKWLVSEQEAPQQLLPLPMPKQDHEQASLTRGTSSWAPPRQQIIFTEHPSENRSKVLQKQNNRCAGCGMRVAKHLQQHFRYCTYLGKYLCTGCHRNQISAIPARILRSWDFRCYPVCSFAYRLIEQMYAFPLFHVPDLNSQLYKHKELAKARKRRLQLQAVKGFIANCRFATREQAFFNAIPAHITQDPDMWSMCDFVDVQNTSMNRSIKEVIALSEQHVQNCVLCTGRAFVCEHCKGGELIYPWQRKVQRCDRCGACFHNGCWKVRSRCRSQDVPCPRCSRLQSRAS; encoded by the exons atggccacgcccccgccacCGCCCACGTTCGCTGCAGACGCAACTGAAGGCGCGGTGGACGCAGCAGGCGAGGCACTGCATCATCACCATGACCATCCGCAgcaacagccgcagcagcagaagcagcagcaacaacaacagcagctggcAAGGAGTTCCCTGCTCGCGGACTTGCGAAGATCTACGAATTTCTGGTTCCGCGCGGCCAAATCCACGGACGGACTGCAGTTGCTGGCCCAAAGCTGCACCAGAATTTTGCAGCATGGCCTG TTGCAGCCCGTGGAACTTCGCCGACTGGCGGACGACTTTGAGTTTCTGCTGGCCAGTGCGGGAatacagcaacagcagacCAAACCGCCGCCTTATCGACCGGATTACGCTGCCAGAGACAGTGCGTCAGTGGCCGCCGGCGTGGAGGAGTTCCTTGGGGAGTGGACGACCCGCTGCCTGCATGCCCGTTGCCTTTCACAGTGCCTGCAAACGTTGGTCTCCGATCCGGAGCTGATGGAGCTCTACTATCCCAGTGAGGAGGCCTTTCTGCGACGATCCGGTGATGCCACCgccttgtttgtttgcctaaCGGCCGTCCAGCTGAACCAGAGCGGACTGCTGAGCCAGCTGGAGGTTAGGCATCAGCTGCGCCACCGACGCACTTGCTCACAGCCGAATTTCAGCATATCGCCCAAACTGCAAGCGGTGCCAGAGGAAAGACTGCAGAAACGCAGCTTCCTGAGGCGACTAAAGAGCCTACCAAATCTCAGCCAGGAGCACGAGGAGCTGGACGATAGAGCAGCCTTCAGAAGGCGCTGTCAAACGTTCAGCAGCTCCAGGAGCCACAAGCTGAGGGAGGACCACTTGGATGCCCCATCTACCAGTTCCTGTTCGTCCCACGACAGTCCCAGACGCATCCAGATGATCAACTGTGATGACATCAAGATCTGGACCGACCAAACGCCCCATGAAGTGCCACAGGAGGTGCACGAGAAGATGCAGCAGGCACCCAAAGCGTCCACGTCAGTGGGCAGTTATCTGGGCAGCTTCTTTGGCTCGTCGCCCATCTATACCAGTTGGTTTCAGCGCGGCGTGGGCGAGGATCTGAATGCCTCCGGAGATGGGGGCATGTTGGACACCTTCCTGCCAGTGAACGGTCGAAAGCTAAAGAAGCAGCAAACCCTTTTCGAGGGCGTCAGCATGCTGGATGAGGCTGCACCCAGCACAGCCTGCATCTCGTCGGCTCCCTGGGATATTCAAGGATCAGCCGGCGGCAGCACCACTTCCACAACAGCATCCAGTTCAGTGAGCATTACGCCAGGCAGCGATAAGATGGACCAGCAATCGCTGGCCTCCTTCCTGCAAATGTCCCGCCAAACGCACAACAATACGCAACTGGAGAAGGAGAACGCCCATTTCAGAATTTCGGAGGCTTGCATTACGGCCATAGAACATGTCAAGTGGAGCAGGAGACTGGCCAGACCAGCGGGTCAGACGAGCCATAATCTGTCGGAGCCGAATCTGATGCCCTATGCGGAGCAGATTCCCGCTGGCATGCAGAATCACAGCGCTGAGGCTGTGGGTCTCCAGCTGATATCCCGTTTCAGTGAGCAGCAGCTGCCCCGTTTGGGCCACCTCAAGTGGTTGGTTTCCGAGCAGGAGGCACCGCAGcaactgctgccgctgcccaTGCCAAAGCAGGATCATGAGCAGGCCAGTCTGACCAGGGGCACCTCCAGTTGGGCACCGCCTCGTCAGCAGATCATATTCACCGAACATCCCTCGGAGAACCGTTCCAAGGTGCTGCAAAAGCAGAATAATCGCTGTGCCGGCTGTGGCATGCGGGTGGCCAAGcacctgcagcagcacttTCGCTACTGCACCTATCTGGGCAAATACCTGTGCACCGGCTGTCATCGCAACCAGATTTCTGCGATTCCCGCCAGGATCCTTCGCTCCTGGGACTTTCGCTGCTATCCAGTATGCTCCTTTGCATACCGTCTAATCGAGCAGATGTACGCCTTTCCGCTGTTCCATGTTCCGGATCTGAATAGCCAACTGTACAAGCACAAGGAACTGGCCAAGGCGAGAAAGAGGAGGCTGCAACTCCAGGCGGTCAAGGGATTCATAGCGAACTGTCGATTTGCAACGAG AGAACAAGCGTTCTTCAATGCCATTCCGGCGCACATCACCCAGGATCCGGATATGTGGTCCATGTGCGATTTCGTGGACGTGCAGAACACCAGCATGAATCGCTCCATAAAGGAGGTGATCGCTCTGAGCGAACAGCATGTTCAAAACTGTGTG cTATGTACTGGTCGTGCCTTCGTTTGTGAGCATTGCAAGGGCGGTGAGCTCATCTATCCGTGGCAGCGAAAAGTACAGCGCTGCGATCGGTGCGGCGCCTGTTTCCACAACGGCTGCTGGAAGGTCAGGAGTCGGTGTCGCAGCCAAGATGTCCCGTGTCCCAGGTGCTCCCGTCTTCAAAGTCGTGCCAGCTAA